The Mucilaginibacter terrae region TATACACCAATATCAGTAGTGTTGTACTGGTTGCCGCCTTTGGCCAAGGTTGCCGTAGTGCCCTGCTCCTGTGCGTATGCTACGCTGCTTTGGTCAATAGGATCGGCGGTGGCAAAGCTGGTTAGAGTTAAGTAATCGCCTTGTAACTGGCTGTAACGATACTCAAAACCACCCAATATCGAAAACTTGTTTTTGGTGTATGTTACCTTACTATCGGTACGAAACTGCTGGCCTTTGTAATAGTAAAAACGGTTACTGAATGAGTTTTTATTACCGTCGATCAGACTGGTTGGCTCTATGAGGTTAAACAGCGAAAGTCGACCTAATTCACTATAAAACGTATTGGCTGTAACTAAGTTAGAAGCATTATCTAAACCTGAAATTTCATATGAGCTAAGGTTGGAAAACGTGAAGTTTTCCATACGTTTATCGTAATTGGTATATAACGTGGTATTGATAGGTGCCCAGGCACTACCATTATTTGTACCGGCTGCATAAAGGCTTTGATAGTAATTAAAGCTTTCCTTTAGTTTCCAGGTACGAAAACCGGCCTCAAAATTATCGGAGCGTATTTTACCGCTCACAAACCAATCGGCCGCAGAGTTGGCATAGCTTAATGGGTTACCATTAACGGTTGAAGCCAGCGTAGCTTTATCTGCTGCACGGGCTTTGGCAATCAGGGTGCTCATCATAGCCGGGTTAACCCTGGCAGTGTAGCTTCCGTCGGCGTTCTGTGTTTTAACAAAGTTTGTAGCACCATATTTGGCCAGGGCAGCATCAACGGCGGCCTGCGTACCTGTGTACGATAGCCTGTTTAAGTTAGTGGTATAAGTGGCATCACTTATTTTATCAACCTGGTTTGGTCCATATTGGTAAAAGCTCTGAAAATCGAGATTACGCTCGTTAGACTGATAGTAAGCGCCCGACAACATGTAAGTAAAGTTGCTGGTTTTACCGCCGATGGTAACATCAAGGTTGCGGGTATTATAGCTGCCGTATGATAGATTGGCCGTGGCATGTAAGCCCAGCGCAGCACTATCGGCATTGGCCGTAAACGGTTGCGATTTTATGCGTGTTAATTCTTTATATGATTTGGTGATAATGTTAATTGCCCCCACAAATGCCCGTGGCCCATACAGAGTTGAAGCAGGACCGTAAATAACCTCCACTTCGCTAATGTTGGTTAGCGGGTACTGCCGCGATATGTAGGCAATGTTCGACCATACGTCGTTTTCTTCCACACCATCGATCATAAACAGCGTGCGTTCGGTATTTTCCTGTCTGAAACCGCGCTGGTATATATTAGCATAAGTAACCGAGTTGGTGCGCGATATATCAAAGCCCGGCAAATCACTCAACAGGTCCACAATGTTGCCATAACCACGTTTTACCATATCGGCCGATTTAATTACGATAACCGACGCCGGCGTTAAATCAATATCTTCCGGGCGTTTTGATACCGATGAAATTTGCCGCTCGGCCAAACTATCCTGTACATATTGCACCATGCTTTTAAACACCGCCGGATCATCATCCGTTATATAATTACCGGGTTTCGATTTCACATACTCGGCTATGTTTTGCAACGAATAACTGTTCGAATCGAGCGCGAGGTATATTTTGGCTTTCAGCTTAAAGTAATCACTGGTGCGCTGGCCCGAGCATTTATAAAATTCTTCAATCAATTTTAAGGCATCATTTAATTTGCCACCATCGTACATATCGCGTGCAATGGCAAGGCGGCTCGCACAGGTATCGGCTTTTTGAGCAAATACTTGAGTTGAGCAAAGCAATAATCCTAATAAACAGTAAAGTATATATTGCCTCATGCAGTTCCGTTTAAATATTTGTTGGCCATAGCTGTCCAAAAAGCCTGGAAACTTTTATACTTCCCGGCCCATAGTTTTTTATAAATATCTGTTCCTATTTCTTTCTCAATATCGCGCCCGTCAACCTCACCCATAATAATGCGTTTGTTGGCTTCAATGCCGGTTAACTCGCGTAATGCTACACGCTCGGTTAATGGCCACAATTGCATCAGTCCCGACTGCCCCACCGATACCACATACCGGTAATTAGGCGACATGGCAATATTGCGCACCCAGCCCTTACGGTCCTGAAATATCAGGTCTTCGCCCTTATCTTCCTTTTTCGATTTCCATTTAACCAGGCGCACCGTGTTATCTAAAGAGCCCGATGCCAGTGTGCTTTGATCACGATTGAACGCCAATGCAGTAACCCGCGAAGCATGGTTATTAAGCCGAAGGTCTAATTGGGGTTTAGCGCCGGTGAGACCGTATACATCCACGGCCCCGCCATCGGTACCTACGGCCAGGATATTATTATCACCGCTAAGGGTCATACTAGTTATTTTATCGCGCATTATGAATGCCACATTTTGACCGGTTAAATCGCCGTCATTATTAAAGTTTAACTGACATGCCGATGTACCCTGCGATACAAATACCGTAACCCCATTTTTAGTAGTTTGCACTGCACCACCCTGTGAGGCATTATCGTTTGATGCCTTGCACAGCAAATAACGGTTAAGCAGTTTAGTCCCTGTTTTACCATAGCTATAAATGCCGGCATATCTATCGCTCTTTACCAAAAAGCGGTAGTTGCCTTCGGCAGGTAAAAAGGTTACAAACTGGGCTTTGCTTATTACATCGGGCAGGGCAACCGGTATGGCACTCAGGTTTGCTGCATCCCACAGGTTTACGGTACCGGCTACCGAGCGGCTCAACAGGTATTTTTTATCGGGCGATAAAACGATGGCGTTTATGCTTTGCGCAATGCTCTTACTGGTTTTAACTGCCTTAATTTGCACTGGCGCATTGGTAATGGTCCATTGTTTAATAGTGCCATCGTCACCGGCGGTAAAAAAATCAGTATTGTTGATGAACACTACACTCCTGAAATCATAACCACTGGGGTTTGATTTCACACCGTACGTATAACGCAAAACCTTGCTGTAATAGCGGTTAACCTGTGCTTTTAAGGCATCATAAATAGCCCGGTTTTGTCCGGTTCCGCCATATTCTCGGTTAATTACATACGACAGGAATGCCATCTGCATGCTCAAGGTATCTTTTTGGGCATCGCCCGATAATTGGTTGGATTTAAAAGCAATAGACCGTGCCTCCGACAACATACGTAACGTTTCTACCTCGCGGCGGGAAGCAATGGCATTATCGCGCTGGCGCTGGGCCACCTTACCCGAGTCAACAGCAGCTAAACGGGCGGTATCGGCCTGGCGTTTTTGATAAAGTGCCTGCCCGCGCTGAACATTAGCTTCACGGCTTTGTGCTTCGGCAACTTGCTTTTGCAATTCGGCGTTATGGCGTTCGCTAATGGCGGTTAGTTTTTGTTCTTCGGCCAGGCTTTGTTGCTGGGCGGCTATACTTTGCTGCTGCTCGGCAATTTTTTGCTGAAGGATGGCCTGTTTGCGCTGCAAGTCGGCCTCCATGCCTTCCACCTTAAGTTCCTTTTCGTTTTGTAAAGCACGCTTTTCGCTTGATTCGGCCTTGAATTTAAGGTTGAGGGCAAACACCAAAAGCAAAATAGAAAGTATAGATGCAGTACCTAAAATAATAGCGGTACGGCGTGCGCGTTTTAGTTCATTTTCCTGTTTTTTGGCGCGTTGCTCAATTTTAAAAAGGCTTTCTTTCTTACTGTATTCGAGGAACGACATGGCCCGTTCAAAAGCCGGATCATAGCGCTTAGCCCATGCTACAGTGGGTTTGTTATCCTGCTGCCATTTAATGGCCAGGGCTAAATCCGGATCTATCCATAAACCGGCTTTTCCCTGCTGGTACAAATCGGCCGATTTAGAAAGGCGCATGTATAACTCTGCCGATTTTTCTTCGGCATAAACCCAATCATTCAACCGGGTCCAAACCCGCATAATGCTTTCGTGGGCAATATCAATTACGGTGTCTTCCTCTAAACCTACCGTGTAAACCGGCATCAAAAAGGCGCGTCCGGGGGCACGAAACTCGTCAACCACATCAACCACATCTCGCTCGTTAGCGCCGGTTAATTCTACCAGTTGCCAAAGCTGTGCGGGGCGGCGGGTACCTTTGCTATTGGTGGTAACATCGGTAAGGGCTTTAAATATCTTTTCGGCAATTTTTTGTTTGCGCTCGTTCAGGTGATTATAAATTTCTTCGGCGTGGATGGATAGCGCCGATTCCATGGTACCAATAGCCTCGTAATGGCTGGTATCTATCTCCGTATCGTTCGATTCGTGCGATTTCCAGTAATCCCAGGTACGCATCATGGCGTGCTGCAATACGGGTAACTGGTCGAGGTTATCGCTCAGGTCATTGATGAGCTTTTCAACCAGATCTGCGGCTATATGGGCATTACATACAGCTACCGGCTGGGTAATTATATCGAGTATGCCATTACGTGTAACTTTTGGTAACAGGTACGATGCCTTGTTAATAGCTTCGGGTAAACCTTCAAACTCGGTACAATTATCCAAAAAGTCCGACCGCATGGAGATCATGATATACACCGGCAATTTGACATCAGCCAAACCCGAAAGCAACAGGTTGATAAATGCCTGCGAATCATCATGATCACCCGCCTCCTGGTTATTACGGAAACGGAATACTTCTTCAAACTGGTCAATTACAATGAGCCAGTTCTTCTCATTATCGTTTTTGTATTTATTGTAAACGTTGGTGAGGTTGCCGGCATCATGCTTTAAATATTGGGCGGTAAGCTTAACATGCTCGTCCTCATTGCTGTAATTATTATCACCGGCAACGTTTACAAGCGTATCGGCAAAAGAGTAAAACGGATTACCATCGGGGCGAAAGTAAATAGTGGTCCAGCCTCCTGTTGGTATCACACTGCTTTTTTGCCGGGTAATAGCCGGAATAATACCCGCCTTGATAAGCGATGATTTACCACTGCCCGAGTAACCAATAAGCGACAGAAACCGCGTAGCCGAAAGCAAACGGGTTACATCGGCAATTTGCTGGTCGCGGCCAAAAAACAAATAATCCTCCTCTGGCTCAAAATTTCTGATGCCCGGAAACGGATTAACTGTATACCTTGCCTTACTCATTATTGTTTATAGTTATTAAGCCGTAGCATTCACTAAAAATCTGTTATAATTTGAGCCGTTTTTGTAATCGTAGGTAAACTCATCAACATTTTGTTGTGCCAGTAAAATACCGAGGCCACCAATGGGGCGTTCTTCCAGCGGTTTATTCATATCCTCTGCACTGGGCACCAAATGTTGGAGCGGATCAAAGGCAACAGCCTGATCACCTAAAATAACTTCTATGCTTTTGTCGCTTATGTTTACTGTTACCTGCACCTCTCCGTTGGTTATGCCCGCTTTGGGATAGCCGTAGTTAATTATATTGGTGGCAATTTCGTCGATAGCCAGGCACAGCCCATAGGTTTTCTTTTTATTAAGACCCAGGGCGGCGCTTTTTTCAGATACAAAGTTCCTGATGGGCTCCAATGAATCGAGCGTTGCAGGAAAAGACTTTACAATTGTATCCATGGCGTATTAAGCTGGATAATTGTCAACAATATGAACGCTGTGTATAATGCCGGTCATTTGCAGGGTATCCACTATCTGGCCCTGCGGCTGTACTATATAGATCTGTACCGATGTGCCCAGCTTTTGCTTGGCAAAAATGAGCATCCGTAAACCGGCCGAAGACATAAACTCCAGTTCGCTTACATAAAGCACCAGTGCAGTTGGCGATTGTGTAGCTACTTTTTGCACCTCCAGCTGCATCATTGATGCCGATGAAGAATCAAGCGAACCCGAGAGCGTTAATTTAGCTATTCCTTCGCTTATTTCAGATGTTATTGTGAATGCCATATGTTTTTGTTACAGAGTTGGTTGTGTTTGTTAATTTACTTACTTACCTATTAATACTATAGCCGACCGTGGCCCAAGTATAAAATGTTTCGGATGCTCTACCACTGGCTCCTGTCCTAAATCAAAATATGATGCACCATTAGGCATGCCCGTATTTACCGATGTGTGCCAGTGCATACCACCAGGCAATTGCGGTAGCTCGAGTACTACAGCATCCCAATACGAATTGGTGGCTATATAAATATGATCGTCGGTTTCGGCACCGTTTTTAGCATACTGCCCGTTGAGCATGCA contains the following coding sequences:
- a CDS encoding TonB-dependent receptor — protein: MRQYILYCLLGLLLCSTQVFAQKADTCASRLAIARDMYDGGKLNDALKLIEEFYKCSGQRTSDYFKLKAKIYLALDSNSYSLQNIAEYVKSKPGNYITDDDPAVFKSMVQYVQDSLAERQISSVSKRPEDIDLTPASVIVIKSADMVKRGYGNIVDLLSDLPGFDISRTNSVTYANIYQRGFRQENTERTLFMIDGVEENDVWSNIAYISRQYPLTNISEVEVIYGPASTLYGPRAFVGAINIITKSYKELTRIKSQPFTANADSAALGLHATANLSYGSYNTRNLDVTIGGKTSNFTYMLSGAYYQSNERNLDFQSFYQYGPNQVDKISDATYTTNLNRLSYTGTQAAVDAALAKYGATNFVKTQNADGSYTARVNPAMMSTLIAKARAADKATLASTVNGNPLSYANSAADWFVSGKIRSDNFEAGFRTWKLKESFNYYQSLYAAGTNNGSAWAPINTTLYTNYDKRMENFTFSNLSSYEISGLDNASNLVTANTFYSELGRLSLFNLIEPTSLIDGNKNSFSNRFYYYKGQQFRTDSKVTYTKNKFSILGGFEYRYSQLQGDYLTLTSFATADPIDQSSVAYAQEQGTTATLAKGGNQYNTTDIGVYSQATYQLKDSLLYATAGGRFDYNRINTNAGFGQVFSPKVALVASLKKMVLKLIYSQGIQNPSQFTKFSTSTTRNANPTLRAEKIRNYEFIILNKHGVNALNWDASVAYSSIIDAVSSGPDPANASRTINQNNGQYTIFTGQGNLIYHPQNSHWDAYFNVTYTRARQTANSSVVDFQKQIIADIAPWKFNAGANYAFIFNKNAFNINLRGNYVDAKPVGDGTTVPANSGVDGTSYIPRFVVFNSALSYQNKRYERLTLQLVVNNLLNTLYYSPGPRNANANFTNAISGFVPYVAQRDRNFLLTLKFDL
- a CDS encoding NACHT and WD repeat domain-containing protein, with amino-acid sequence MSKARYTVNPFPGIRNFEPEEDYLFFGRDQQIADVTRLLSATRFLSLIGYSGSGKSSLIKAGIIPAITRQKSSVIPTGGWTTIYFRPDGNPFYSFADTLVNVAGDNNYSNEDEHVKLTAQYLKHDAGNLTNVYNKYKNDNEKNWLIVIDQFEEVFRFRNNQEAGDHDDSQAFINLLLSGLADVKLPVYIMISMRSDFLDNCTEFEGLPEAINKASYLLPKVTRNGILDIITQPVAVCNAHIAADLVEKLINDLSDNLDQLPVLQHAMMRTWDYWKSHESNDTEIDTSHYEAIGTMESALSIHAEEIYNHLNERKQKIAEKIFKALTDVTTNSKGTRRPAQLWQLVELTGANERDVVDVVDEFRAPGRAFLMPVYTVGLEEDTVIDIAHESIMRVWTRLNDWVYAEEKSAELYMRLSKSADLYQQGKAGLWIDPDLALAIKWQQDNKPTVAWAKRYDPAFERAMSFLEYSKKESLFKIEQRAKKQENELKRARRTAIILGTASILSILLLVFALNLKFKAESSEKRALQNEKELKVEGMEADLQRKQAILQQKIAEQQQSIAAQQQSLAEEQKLTAISERHNAELQKQVAEAQSREANVQRGQALYQKRQADTARLAAVDSGKVAQRQRDNAIASRREVETLRMLSEARSIAFKSNQLSGDAQKDTLSMQMAFLSYVINREYGGTGQNRAIYDALKAQVNRYYSKVLRYTYGVKSNPSGYDFRSVVFINNTDFFTAGDDGTIKQWTITNAPVQIKAVKTSKSIAQSINAIVLSPDKKYLLSRSVAGTVNLWDAANLSAIPVALPDVISKAQFVTFLPAEGNYRFLVKSDRYAGIYSYGKTGTKLLNRYLLCKASNDNASQGGAVQTTKNGVTVFVSQGTSACQLNFNNDGDLTGQNVAFIMRDKITSMTLSGDNNILAVGTDGGAVDVYGLTGAKPQLDLRLNNHASRVTALAFNRDQSTLASGSLDNTVRLVKWKSKKEDKGEDLIFQDRKGWVRNIAMSPNYRYVVSVGQSGLMQLWPLTERVALRELTGIEANKRIIMGEVDGRDIEKEIGTDIYKKLWAGKYKSFQAFWTAMANKYLNGTA
- a CDS encoding ATP-binding protein, with translation MDTIVKSFPATLDSLEPIRNFVSEKSAALGLNKKKTYGLCLAIDEIATNIINYGYPKAGITNGEVQVTVNISDKSIEVILGDQAVAFDPLQHLVPSAEDMNKPLEERPIGGLGILLAQQNVDEFTYDYKNGSNYNRFLVNATA
- a CDS encoding anti-sigma factor antagonist (This anti-anti-sigma factor, or anti-sigma factor antagonist, belongs to a family that includes characterized members SpoIIAA, RsbV, RsfA, and RsfB.) translates to MAFTITSEISEGIAKLTLSGSLDSSSASMMQLEVQKVATQSPTALVLYVSELEFMSSAGLRMLIFAKQKLGTSVQIYIVQPQGQIVDTLQMTGIIHSVHIVDNYPA